The following nucleotide sequence is from Chromobacterium rhizoryzae.
CTGGCCAATGTCGAGCAGCTGAAGTCCGCCTTGTCCGCGGCCAAGAAGGGCTCGTCGATCGCGCTGCAAGTGCTGCGTCAGGGGATTACCCAGTTCATCCCGCTGCCGGTGGGCGACGGCAAGTGAGACTGACGCTGTATTTCCGCGAATACTGCAGCTTGTGCCATCAGATGCTGGCCGAGCTGCAGCCCTGGCGCGAGCGCTACGGCTTCGAGCTGGACGTCGTCGATGTCGACGCCGACCCGGAGCTGGAGCGCCGCTTCAACGAACTGGTGCCGGTTCTGATGGCGGATGAGACCGAAATCTGCCATTGGCGCCTGGATCAGGCCGCATTGGCTGCACATTTGGGCGAAATCGGCTAAAATCCGCGCCAGTGTGAGTTTATATCGGGGGCACTTGGGTGCCCCCGCTTGCTGGATGGGCTGTTAACGGCTTTAGAGGTCGCAATCCTGATGATGAGCCGCTTTCATCAGGCCCGCGGCTTCCATCGGCAGTTCCGGGCACGCTAGCGTGCCCTTATCTTTTGCTGGATATCATGAAAAACATTCGAAATTTCTCGATCATTGCCCATATCGACCATGGCAAATCGACCCTGGCCGACCGCTTCATTCAATTCTGTGGCGGCCTGGAAATGCGCGAAATGAGCGCCCAGGTGCTGGACTCGATGGACATCGAGAAAGAGCGCGGCATCACCATCAAGGCGCAGACCGCGGCCTTGAGCTACAAGGCGCGCGACGGTCAGGTCTATAACCTGAACCTGATCGACACCCCCGGACACGTGGACTTCTCCTATGAAGTGTCGCGCTCGCTGTCCGCCTGCGAAGGCGCGCTGCTGGTGGTGGACGCCTCGCAAGGCGTGGAAGCGCAGACCGTGGCCAACTGCTACACCGCTATCGAGCTGGGCGTGGAAGTGGTGCCGGTGCTGAACAAGATCGACCTGCCGGCCGCCGAGCCGGAGCGCGTCAGCCAGGAAATCGAAGACATTATCGGCATCGAGGCGGCGGACGCGGTGCGCGCTTCGGCCAAGTCCGGCATCGGCATCGAGGACATTCTGGAAGAAGTGGTCAGCAAGGTTCCGCCGCCAAAGGGCGATGCGGGCGGTCCTCTGAAGGCTTTGATCGTCGACTCCTGGTTCGACAACTACGTCGGCGTGGTGATGCTGGTGCGCGTGATCGACGGTTCGCTGAAGCCCAAGGACAAGATCAAGTTCATGGCCACCGGCGCCGAGCATCTGTGCGAACAGGTGGGCGTGTTCACGCCCAAATCCGTCCAGCGTCCGAATCTGAACGCGGGCGAGGTGGGTTTCGTCATCGCCGGCATCAAGGAATTGAAATCGGCCAAGGTCGGCGACACCATCACTCTGGTGTCCAAG
It contains:
- a CDS encoding glutaredoxin family protein translates to MRLTLYFREYCSLCHQMLAELQPWRERYGFELDVVDVDADPELERRFNELVPVLMADETEICHWRLDQAALAAHLGEIG